One segment of Methylocella silvestris BL2 DNA contains the following:
- a CDS encoding hybrid non-ribosomal peptide synthetase/type I polyketide synthase, protein MKENVAVETPPGVAIIGMAGRFPGADDVAAFWRNLRENVESISHFTDAELEDAFDPSVRGDPNFVRARSILEGVENFDAGFFAMHAREAELTDPQHRVFLECAWQALEDAGYDPATYKDAIGVFAGCSMSTYFLRNVLKDRAAVELFTSNYQVGSYGELIGALPDVFATRLSYKLGLRGPAMTIQTACSTSLVAIAEACKSLLLYESDMALAGGVSITFPQKRGYLALEGAMVSPTGHVRSFDAKADGTVFGSGAGVVLLKRVEDAIADGDTIYAVIRGTALNNDGAARAGFTAPSVNGQWEVIAAALANAEVEARSISYVECHGTATPLGDPIEVAGLTRAFRASTDDTGFCALGSVKPNVGHLDAAAGVAGVIKTALALKTKQLPATLHFETPNPHIAFEGGPFYVNKTWRDWPQEAEPRRAGVSAFGVGGTNAHIVLEEAPLAVSEASGRPTQIICVSARSAAALEKSRENLAAYLAEKPQAPLADVAFTMAVGRRAFAHRAAIVADDAAAASAALISGRDLVFGVPKAEPRKIAFMFPGQGAQYPAMGHGLFETEPAFADSMRRSAEILRPILNADLCALLYGDEPGRLSAQALQATEFAQPALFSVGLALAELWRQRGVAPQMMIGHSVGEFVGACLAGVFSHEDALRLIAARGRLMQEMPSGSMMAVRLPEAELLPYLKGDVALAAVNGPKLCVAAGPDEAIAALDAQLSAQGVMTRRLHTSHAFHSPMMEPAANALRKVVEGVKLSPPTAPLISSTTGGWLTAEEAVSPHYWAAHCREPVRFAAGLKTLLDAAGVDPILIEAGPGLALSALARQCGAGNAPDAVVASLPEASREASDMEVFARATAQLWCAGVAIDWRAVYSNERRLRVPLPTYPFERARHWLEAPPVAHAAAAVSNIAPREPEVLASLAAGASPAFPTHEIFPPMAAAPMTTSQFDSAPAAAGTIEKLQKHLVDLLESLSGESVADAAPDATFLEMGFDSLFLSQVTQQLQRDFKVKLTFRQLLGDLATIPALAAHIEEVLPPEIRAAYQPSAPAPAVAAAQAPAAAPLAAAAFATPAASSLPLLGAGASGVEQIIRDQLETMSRLMANQLAALGGAPAAAASPAAAVAAPAPAARAPTPAPSLAAAASAAAAPSGDEPKSRFELLAAARSAPAADMNEIQQRALAELTERFNARSPSSKRMTAEYRPVLADPRAAAGFRPEWKDLVYPVVSDRAAGSRIYDVDGNDYIDLVNGYGQTFFGHAAPFVVDAVAAQLKQGFAIGPQSHLAGKVAALFSEMTGNERVTFCNTGSEAVMAAMRIARTVTGRSTIVTFTGDYHGQFDEVLVKGALRSGVARAMPAAAGIPNKSVENMVVLPYGAPDSLDWIRTHADDLAAVLVEPVQSRHPDLRPLEFLKEIRAITEKSGAALIFDEVVTGFRMHPGGMQHLFGIRADLATYGKVVGGGLPVGILAGKAAFMDALDGGQWRYGDDSYPETGMTFFAGTFVRHPLVMAAVWAVLNHLKEKGPALQEAVSARTAGLVQRLSDFLRQRGVDLQIESFGSLFFFNFGNISRYAGLFYPLMLERGVYIQEHYPCFLTTAHSEADVEAIARAFEDSVTAMQKADFLPAPAGLGPEPETDGPLTEAQTEIWLSAQLSDEASCAFNESVTLRLRGDLNRDALEAALNKVIARHDALRAVFTADGARMQIQPELTLTLEPRDLSDLPRAEAEASWRAALAQDARTPFDLVAGPVIRASLARFAADDHALALTAHHIVCDGWSFNVIIDEVTKLYEEIVADVAADLPPPMSFLRYGAEERARQKREGAAVDAFWLPQFTPPPPPLELPTDRPRRLQKSFAGATLTRRIDADLTQRFRKATAKQGCTLFVALLASFEVMLARLAGQNEVVVGIPAAGQSLAEADSLVGHCVNFLPLRARWSDGATMAEHLAATRQGVLAAYEHQSFTLGTLVRKMDRPREAGRRPLVEVQFNLEKLGDKIHLKGLEVEAQSNPKAAVIFDFFFNVTEQDGGLRIDCDYNTDLYDEATVERWIGHYRSLLGAVADDAARPIAALPLLSAEQRNWLTKGLNDTAADDLDLRPVHELFAAQAAKTPDAVAARFGESALTYRQLDERANRLANHLAAVVKDSSARIGVAAERSLDMLVVLLAVMKTGCAYVPLDPSHPAARLRLVLDNAAVSAIVSDNAFMGAMASGTPVVRLDADAAAIAARPATAPAFPSDGARPAYVIFTSGSTGVPKGVEIAHRSVANLLWSIARKLEAGPRDTLVAATTISFDIAALELYMPLITGGTVVIASRDDVRGGFGLAALIEKPETTIVQATPSLWRMLTEAGFKPRPGLRMLCGGEALPRDLADLLLANDGELWNVYGPTETTIWSSIGRVKPAPAPITIGEPVANTGLYVLDKAHQLAAPGVVGELFIGGLGLAIGYFRRPDLDTAAFFNIAVDDSGPQRLYRTGDLARRLADGSIEVLGRVDAQVKLRGFRIELEEIEAAMRQCPGVSAFAAAVQTPPQGTPRLVGYYVAAQPILAQELSSYAAQRLPDYMAPALWMRLDALPFTPNAKLDRKALPQPEVGSGEHKRIVTAPRTPLEAKLAAIWGEVLQLDEIGVNDNIFALGADSIHLFRIAARMMAENLGLEARHLMRFPTIAELAGAAGDKSVSAAKAPSAAPSLKSFRRGAQIKETSA, encoded by the coding sequence ATGAAAGAGAACGTCGCCGTCGAGACGCCGCCGGGTGTCGCTATCATTGGCATGGCCGGTCGGTTTCCGGGCGCGGACGATGTCGCCGCGTTCTGGCGCAATCTGCGCGAAAATGTCGAATCGATCAGCCATTTCACCGACGCCGAGCTTGAGGACGCCTTCGACCCCAGCGTGCGGGGCGATCCGAATTTCGTACGCGCCCGCTCGATCCTCGAAGGCGTCGAGAATTTCGACGCGGGCTTTTTCGCAATGCATGCGCGCGAGGCGGAACTGACCGATCCGCAGCATCGCGTTTTCCTCGAATGCGCCTGGCAGGCGCTGGAGGATGCGGGCTACGATCCGGCCACCTACAAGGACGCCATCGGCGTCTTCGCCGGCTGCAGCATGAGCACCTATTTCCTGCGCAACGTCCTGAAAGACCGCGCGGCGGTGGAGCTGTTCACCAGCAATTATCAGGTCGGCAGCTATGGCGAACTGATCGGCGCGCTGCCGGACGTATTCGCGACGCGGCTCTCCTATAAGCTTGGCCTGCGCGGCCCGGCGATGACGATCCAGACCGCGTGCTCGACCTCGCTTGTCGCCATCGCCGAGGCGTGCAAAAGCCTGCTCCTGTATGAATCCGACATGGCGCTCGCCGGCGGCGTCTCGATCACCTTCCCGCAAAAGCGCGGCTATCTCGCGCTTGAAGGCGCGATGGTCTCGCCGACTGGACATGTGCGCAGCTTTGACGCCAAGGCCGACGGCACGGTGTTCGGCAGCGGCGCCGGCGTCGTCTTGCTGAAGCGGGTCGAAGACGCCATCGCCGACGGCGACACGATCTACGCCGTTATCCGCGGGACGGCGCTGAACAATGACGGCGCGGCGCGCGCGGGCTTCACGGCGCCAAGCGTCAACGGGCAGTGGGAGGTCATCGCCGCCGCCCTCGCCAACGCGGAGGTCGAGGCGCGTTCGATCTCCTATGTCGAATGTCACGGCACGGCGACGCCGCTGGGCGATCCGATCGAGGTCGCCGGCCTCACCCGGGCGTTCCGCGCGAGCACCGACGACACCGGCTTCTGCGCGCTCGGCTCGGTGAAGCCGAATGTCGGCCATCTCGACGCCGCGGCCGGCGTCGCCGGCGTCATCAAGACGGCGCTCGCGCTCAAAACGAAGCAATTGCCGGCGACGCTCCATTTCGAGACGCCCAATCCGCACATCGCCTTCGAGGGCGGCCCGTTCTATGTCAACAAGACATGGCGAGACTGGCCGCAGGAGGCGGAGCCGCGCCGCGCCGGCGTGAGCGCCTTCGGCGTCGGCGGCACCAATGCCCATATCGTGCTGGAAGAAGCGCCCCTCGCCGTCTCGGAGGCGTCAGGCCGGCCGACGCAGATCATCTGCGTTTCCGCGCGCAGCGCCGCCGCGCTCGAAAAGTCGCGAGAGAATCTCGCGGCTTATCTCGCCGAAAAGCCGCAGGCGCCGCTCGCAGACGTCGCCTTTACGATGGCGGTCGGGCGGCGCGCCTTCGCCCATCGCGCCGCGATCGTCGCCGACGATGCGGCCGCCGCTTCGGCCGCGCTGATATCGGGGCGGGACCTGGTCTTCGGCGTCCCGAAGGCGGAGCCGCGCAAGATCGCCTTCATGTTCCCGGGGCAGGGCGCGCAATATCCGGCCATGGGGCACGGTCTGTTCGAGACCGAGCCGGCCTTCGCCGACAGCATGCGGCGCAGCGCCGAAATCCTGCGGCCGATCCTGAACGCCGATCTCTGCGCGCTCCTTTATGGCGACGAGCCTGGGCGGCTGTCCGCGCAGGCGCTGCAGGCGACCGAATTCGCGCAGCCCGCTCTGTTCTCCGTGGGTCTGGCGCTGGCCGAGCTCTGGCGCCAGCGCGGCGTCGCGCCGCAGATGATGATCGGGCACAGCGTCGGCGAATTCGTCGGCGCCTGCCTCGCCGGCGTGTTCTCGCATGAGGACGCGCTGCGCCTCATCGCCGCGCGCGGCCGGCTGATGCAGGAGATGCCGTCTGGCTCGATGATGGCGGTGCGCCTGCCGGAAGCGGAGCTGCTCCCCTATCTGAAGGGCGATGTCGCGCTCGCCGCCGTCAACGGGCCAAAGCTCTGCGTCGCCGCCGGGCCGGATGAGGCGATCGCTGCGCTCGACGCGCAATTGTCCGCGCAAGGCGTCATGACGCGGCGCCTGCACACGTCGCATGCCTTCCACTCGCCCATGATGGAGCCGGCCGCGAACGCCCTGCGGAAAGTGGTCGAAGGCGTGAAGCTTTCGCCGCCGACTGCGCCGCTAATCTCGTCGACGACAGGGGGCTGGCTGACGGCCGAGGAGGCGGTTTCGCCCCATTATTGGGCCGCCCATTGCCGTGAGCCGGTGCGCTTTGCCGCGGGCCTCAAAACCCTGCTCGACGCCGCGGGGGTCGATCCGATCCTGATCGAGGCCGGGCCAGGCCTCGCTTTGTCGGCGCTGGCGCGGCAATGCGGCGCGGGGAACGCGCCGGACGCCGTGGTCGCCTCGCTGCCCGAGGCCTCACGCGAGGCGTCCGATATGGAGGTCTTCGCGCGCGCCACGGCTCAGCTCTGGTGCGCCGGCGTCGCAATCGACTGGCGCGCGGTCTATTCGAACGAAAGGCGGCTGCGGGTTCCGCTGCCGACTTATCCTTTCGAGCGCGCGCGCCACTGGCTTGAGGCGCCGCCTGTCGCGCATGCGGCTGCGGCGGTCTCGAACATCGCGCCGCGCGAGCCCGAAGTTTTGGCGTCGCTCGCCGCCGGCGCCTCTCCGGCATTTCCGACACATGAGATTTTTCCGCCAATGGCTGCAGCACCCATGACGACATCGCAATTCGATTCAGCCCCCGCGGCCGCCGGAACCATCGAGAAGCTGCAAAAACATCTTGTCGATCTTCTCGAGAGTCTGTCCGGCGAATCCGTCGCCGACGCCGCGCCTGACGCGACCTTCCTCGAAATGGGCTTCGATTCGCTGTTCCTCAGCCAAGTGACGCAACAGCTCCAGCGCGACTTCAAGGTCAAGCTGACGTTCCGGCAATTGTTGGGCGATCTCGCCACCATTCCGGCGCTTGCCGCCCATATCGAAGAGGTGCTGCCGCCGGAGATCCGCGCCGCCTATCAGCCGTCCGCGCCAGCCCCCGCTGTCGCCGCCGCGCAAGCGCCCGCCGCCGCGCCGCTTGCGGCTGCGGCCTTCGCGACGCCCGCGGCCTCTTCCCTGCCGCTGCTCGGCGCCGGCGCCTCGGGCGTGGAGCAGATCATTCGCGATCAGCTCGAAACGATGAGCCGGCTGATGGCCAATCAACTCGCTGCTCTCGGTGGCGCGCCCGCGGCGGCAGCGTCGCCTGCCGCTGCTGTCGCTGCGCCGGCCCCAGCCGCCCGGGCTCCCACGCCCGCGCCGAGCCTGGCCGCTGCCGCCTCCGCCGCAGCCGCTCCGTCCGGCGATGAGCCGAAATCCCGCTTCGAGCTCCTGGCCGCGGCCCGCTCCGCGCCGGCGGCCGACATGAATGAAATTCAGCAGCGCGCGCTCGCCGAATTGACGGAGCGCTTCAACGCGCGCTCGCCCTCGTCGAAACGGATGACGGCGGAATACCGCCCTGTGCTCGCCGATCCGCGCGCCGCGGCCGGCTTCCGGCCGGAATGGAAGGATCTCGTCTATCCCGTGGTCAGCGACCGCGCGGCGGGTTCGCGCATCTATGACGTCGACGGCAATGACTACATTGATCTCGTCAATGGCTACGGCCAGACCTTCTTCGGCCATGCCGCGCCTTTCGTCGTCGACGCCGTCGCCGCGCAGCTGAAACAGGGCTTCGCGATCGGACCGCAGTCCCATCTTGCCGGCAAGGTGGCGGCGCTCTTCTCGGAAATGACCGGCAATGAGCGCGTGACCTTCTGCAACACCGGCTCCGAGGCGGTCATGGCGGCGATGCGCATTGCGCGCACCGTGACCGGCCGGTCGACGATCGTGACCTTCACCGGCGATTATCATGGCCAGTTCGACGAGGTTCTCGTCAAGGGCGCGCTACGCTCGGGCGTCGCCCGCGCCATGCCCGCCGCCGCCGGCATCCCCAATAAATCGGTCGAGAACATGGTGGTGCTGCCCTATGGCGCGCCGGACTCGCTCGACTGGATCAGAACCCACGCCGACGACCTCGCCGCCGTGCTGGTCGAGCCGGTGCAAAGCCGCCATCCCGATCTGCGGCCGCTGGAGTTCCTGAAAGAAATCCGCGCCATCACGGAAAAATCCGGGGCGGCGCTGATCTTCGATGAGGTCGTGACCGGCTTCCGAATGCATCCGGGCGGGATGCAGCATCTGTTCGGCATCCGCGCCGATCTTGCGACCTATGGCAAGGTCGTCGGCGGCGGCCTGCCGGTCGGCATATTGGCCGGCAAGGCGGCGTTCATGGACGCGCTCGACGGCGGCCAATGGCGCTATGGCGACGACAGCTACCCTGAAACCGGCATGACCTTCTTCGCTGGCACCTTCGTGCGCCATCCGCTTGTGATGGCGGCGGTCTGGGCCGTGCTCAATCATCTGAAAGAAAAAGGCCCGGCCCTGCAGGAGGCCGTCTCGGCCCGCACGGCGGGACTGGTTCAGCGCCTCAGCGATTTCCTGCGCCAGCGCGGCGTCGATCTCCAGATCGAGAGTTTCGGCAGCCTGTTCTTCTTCAATTTCGGCAATATCTCCCGCTATGCGGGCCTGTTCTATCCGCTCATGCTCGAGCGCGGCGTCTATATCCAGGAGCATTATCCCTGCTTCCTCACAACGGCCCACAGCGAGGCCGACGTCGAGGCGATCGCCCGGGCCTTTGAGGACAGCGTCACTGCGATGCAAAAGGCGGACTTCCTGCCGGCGCCCGCGGGGCTTGGCCCCGAGCCCGAAACGGATGGTCCGCTGACCGAAGCGCAGACCGAAATCTGGCTTTCGGCCCAGCTTTCGGACGAAGCGTCCTGCGCCTTCAATGAATCAGTCACCTTGCGGCTTCGCGGCGATCTGAACCGCGACGCGCTCGAGGCCGCCCTAAACAAGGTCATCGCCAGGCACGACGCCTTGCGGGCCGTGTTCACGGCGGACGGCGCGCGTATGCAGATCCAGCCCGAGCTGACGCTGACGCTGGAGCCGCGCGATCTGTCTGATTTGCCGCGGGCCGAGGCCGAAGCCTCATGGCGGGCGGCTCTGGCGCAGGACGCGCGCACGCCTTTCGATCTCGTCGCCGGGCCGGTGATCCGCGCCAGCCTTGCTCGCTTCGCCGCGGACGATCACGCTCTGGCGCTGACGGCGCATCACATCGTCTGCGACGGTTGGTCGTTCAACGTCATCATCGACGAGGTGACGAAGCTGTACGAGGAGATCGTCGCCGATGTCGCGGCGGATTTGCCGCCGCCCATGTCGTTCCTGCGCTATGGCGCGGAGGAGCGCGCGCGGCAGAAACGCGAAGGCGCGGCAGTCGACGCCTTCTGGCTGCCGCAGTTCACGCCGCCGCCGCCGCCGCTCGAACTGCCGACGGACCGGCCGCGCCGCTTGCAGAAAAGCTTCGCTGGAGCGACATTGACGCGCCGGATCGACGCCGATCTGACGCAGCGCTTCCGCAAGGCGACGGCGAAACAGGGCTGCACGCTTTTTGTCGCGCTGCTTGCGAGCTTCGAAGTGATGCTTGCGCGCCTTGCCGGCCAGAATGAGGTCGTCGTCGGAATTCCCGCGGCGGGGCAGTCGCTCGCCGAAGCCGACAGCCTCGTCGGGCATTGCGTCAATTTCCTGCCGCTGCGCGCGCGCTGGAGCGACGGCGCGACCATGGCCGAGCACCTTGCGGCGACGCGCCAAGGCGTTCTCGCCGCCTATGAGCATCAGAGCTTCACCCTCGGCACGCTGGTGCGCAAGATGGATCGGCCGCGCGAAGCCGGGCGGCGCCCGCTCGTCGAGGTCCAGTTCAATCTCGAAAAGCTCGGCGACAAGATCCACCTGAAGGGGCTTGAGGTCGAGGCGCAGTCCAATCCCAAGGCCGCGGTGATCTTCGATTTCTTCTTCAACGTCACCGAACAGGACGGCGGGCTGCGCATCGACTGCGACTACAATACCGACCTCTACGACGAGGCGACTGTCGAGCGCTGGATCGGTCATTACCGCAGCCTCCTCGGCGCCGTCGCCGACGACGCGGCGCGTCCGATCGCGGCGCTTCCGCTGTTGTCGGCCGAACAGCGCAACTGGTTGACCAAAGGCCTCAACGACACGGCCGCGGACGATCTCGATCTGCGGCCGGTGCATGAGCTCTTCGCCGCGCAGGCCGCCAAGACGCCGGACGCCGTCGCCGCGCGCTTTGGCGAATCCGCGCTGACCTATCGCCAGCTCGACGAACGCGCCAACCGGCTCGCCAATCATCTTGCCGCGGTCGTCAAGGATTCCTCCGCCCGCATCGGCGTCGCCGCCGAACGCTCGCTCGACATGCTGGTCGTTCTGCTGGCGGTCATGAAGACGGGCTGCGCCTATGTCCCGCTCGATCCGAGCCACCCGGCGGCGCGGCTGCGGCTGGTGCTGGACAATGCGGCGGTGTCGGCCATCGTCAGCGACAACGCCTTCATGGGCGCAATGGCCTCGGGGACGCCTGTCGTCCGGCTCGACGCCGACGCCGCGGCGATCGCTGCGCGCCCTGCAACGGCGCCGGCGTTTCCTTCCGATGGCGCGCGGCCAGCCTATGTGATCTTCACCTCCGGCTCGACGGGCGTTCCGAAAGGCGTCGAGATCGCCCATCGCTCCGTCGCCAATCTCCTGTGGTCGATTGCGCGCAAGCTCGAGGCCGGCCCGCGCGACACGCTCGTCGCGGCGACGACGATCTCTTTCGATATCGCGGCGCTGGAGCTCTATATGCCGCTGATCACCGGCGGGACGGTCGTCATCGCCAGCCGAGACGACGTGCGCGGCGGCTTTGGCCTCGCCGCTCTGATCGAAAAGCCCGAAACGACGATCGTCCAGGCGACGCCCTCGCTCTGGCGGATGCTGACGGAGGCGGGGTTCAAGCCGCGCCCGGGCCTGCGGATGCTGTGCGGCGGCGAGGCGCTGCCGCGCGATCTCGCCGATCTGCTGCTCGCAAATGACGGCGAGCTGTGGAACGTTTATGGCCCGACCGAGACGACGATCTGGTCCTCGATCGGCAGGGTCAAGCCGGCGCCGGCGCCGATCACCATCGGCGAGCCGGTCGCAAACACCGGGCTTTATGTGCTCGACAAGGCGCATCAACTTGCAGCCCCCGGCGTCGTCGGCGAATTGTTCATCGGCGGCCTTGGCCTTGCGATCGGCTATTTCCGCCGTCCGGATCTCGACACAGCGGCTTTCTTCAATATCGCCGTCGACGACAGCGGTCCGCAGCGGCTGTATCGCACGGGCGATCTTGCGCGTCGCCTCGCCGATGGAAGCATCGAAGTCCTCGGCCGCGTCGACGCGCAGGTCAAATTGCGCGGATTCCGCATCGAACTCGAGGAAATCGAGGCGGCGATGCGGCAATGTCCCGGCGTGTCGGCCTTTGCCGCCGCGGTCCAGACGCCGCCGCAGGGAACCCCTCGTCTCGTCGGCTATTATGTGGCGGCGCAGCCGATACTCGCGCAGGAGCTTTCGTCCTACGCCGCGCAACGGCTGCCGGACTATATGGCGCCTGCGCTCTGGATGCGGCTCGACGCCCTGCCGTTCACGCCGAACGCCAAGCTCGACCGCAAGGCGCTGCCGCAGCCGGAGGTCGGATCAGGTGAACACAAACGCATCGTCACCGCGCCGCGCACCCCGCTCGAGGCGAAGCTCGCGGCGATCTGGGGCGAGGTGCTTCAGCTCGACGAGATTGGCGTCAATGACAATATTTTCGCGCTGGGCGCCGATTCGATCCATTTGTTCCGCATCGCCGCGCGTATGATGGCGGAAAATTTGGGTCTGGAGGCGCGCCATCTGATGCGCTTTCCTACCATTGCGGAGCTCGCCGGGGCGGCTGGCGATAAATCCGTCTCCGCAGCTAAGGCGCCATCCGCCGCGCCGTCCCTTAAAAGCTTCAGGCGAGGAGCACAGATTAAGGAAACGTCCGCGTGA
- a CDS encoding DUF983 domain-containing protein: MIEQAANRPPSVLSVGLKGRCPRCGKGKLFKGILELAPRCGVCGLDYGFADSADGPAVFVSLLGGFLVLGAALWTELVYEPPMWVHLVLFLPLTLIVCLGLARPLKGLLVAQQYRTKAEEGRFDR; the protein is encoded by the coding sequence ATGATTGAGCAAGCCGCTAACCGCCCGCCATCGGTGCTGTCCGTTGGGCTCAAGGGGCGTTGCCCGCGGTGCGGGAAAGGCAAGCTCTTCAAAGGGATTCTTGAACTCGCGCCCCGCTGTGGGGTCTGCGGGCTCGACTATGGCTTCGCCGATTCCGCCGATGGCCCAGCGGTCTTCGTATCGCTCCTCGGCGGCTTTCTCGTTCTTGGCGCGGCGCTTTGGACCGAACTCGTCTATGAGCCGCCGATGTGGGTTCACCTTGTGCTGTTTCTGCCGCTCACCCTCATCGTCTGCCTCGGCCTGGCTCGCCCGCTGAAAGGGCTGCTAGTCGCGCAGCAATATCGCACCAAGGCTGAGGAAGGGCGGTTCGACCGTTGA
- a CDS encoding SURF1 family protein, with product MTEQRPPIGRRSLAFAAAATLAACALLVGLGLWQLQRLAWKEELIAKVAARAGAAPAPLPPESDWATLKPEDYEYRHVRFEGVYELDKEALVFRAAGGALRQPGYFVLTPARLASGAAVIVNRGFVPLAQRDRAARPEPASGSPQPVTGLMRQPEPRNLFTPADDPARGEYFTRDPALIAARFGLTRAAPFSIDADRGGAASGPEGGATEIAFPNNHLSYALTWFGLALGLAGVFAVFVWQNRRAIR from the coding sequence TTGACGGAGCAAAGGCCGCCGATTGGGCGCCGCAGCCTCGCTTTCGCCGCCGCCGCGACCCTTGCCGCCTGCGCCCTGCTCGTTGGCTTGGGCCTCTGGCAATTGCAGCGCCTCGCCTGGAAAGAGGAGCTGATCGCGAAAGTCGCCGCGCGCGCCGGCGCAGCTCCCGCGCCGCTGCCGCCGGAGAGCGACTGGGCGACGCTCAAGCCCGAGGATTACGAATACCGTCATGTGCGTTTCGAGGGCGTCTATGAACTCGACAAGGAGGCGCTGGTGTTTCGCGCCGCCGGCGGCGCGCTGCGCCAGCCGGGATATTTCGTGCTGACGCCGGCAAGGCTGGCGTCAGGCGCCGCTGTCATCGTCAACCGCGGCTTCGTTCCGCTGGCGCAAAGGGATCGCGCCGCGCGGCCGGAGCCGGCGAGCGGGTCGCCGCAGCCTGTCACCGGGCTGATGCGCCAGCCGGAGCCGCGCAATCTGTTCACCCCCGCCGACGATCCCGCCAGAGGCGAGTATTTCACCCGTGATCCGGCCCTCATCGCCGCGCGTTTTGGCCTGACCCGCGCCGCGCCCTTCAGCATCGACGCCGACCGCGGCGGGGCGGCGAGCGGACCCGAGGGCGGGGCGACGGAAATCGCCTTTCCCAACAATCATCTGTCCTACGCCCTCACCTGGTTTGGCCTCGCTCTTGGCCTTGCGGGCGTGTTTGCCGTTTTCGTCTGGCAGAACCGCCGGGCGATTCGCTAA
- a CDS encoding non-ribosomal peptide synthetase — MLEAADNYADRPAILYDGHKTIPFAELDRRSNRFARYLAAKGVLPGSIVGLYLPRSPEAIIAMIGALKTGAAFAPLDPSYPADHLAFITADAAPAVVVSAASMTSNASAANLWTAPTILIDAEAAAIAHEDDSPLPEAASGESPAYVMYTSGTTGRPKGAVVPHRAVTRLAFNSFADLGSRDVVLQFAPLAFDASTFEIWNALLNGAAIAIVAENHPSFAELGAAIKDYGVTAAWLTASLFHAIVDRQIEILKPLRLLLAGGDVLSPRHVRRALDALPDCRLVNGYGPTENTTFTCCYEIPRDIAPDAAIPIGRPIDHTDVYVLGPDLSRAGAGEEGELFAGGEGVALGYLNRPQLTAEKFLADPFCGEPGRLMYRTGDLVRQRADGIVEFIGRVDRQVKIRGKRVEVDEVEALIRRLPQVADATALVRSRTDGERQIIAFVTAQGGATLELGELRHSMLEIAPDYMVPAHFMILDELPRTPNGKVDRAALPELGGADEQTAAPAILAADDVERRLAALWSKILKVGSVGLDSNFFDLGGASLDVMALQEEILKEFHIDAPMTALFEFTTVRSLAAHLKSRAVPAAEGAIEAASADRQALDELSLRKQRQAEALKRASRRRAVSVN; from the coding sequence TTGTTGGAGGCGGCGGACAACTACGCCGATCGTCCGGCCATTCTATATGATGGGCATAAGACCATTCCCTTCGCGGAGCTCGATCGCCGCTCGAACCGCTTTGCCCGCTATCTTGCCGCCAAAGGCGTTCTGCCCGGATCAATCGTCGGCCTCTATCTGCCGCGCTCGCCGGAGGCGATCATCGCGATGATCGGCGCGCTGAAGACGGGAGCCGCCTTCGCTCCGCTGGATCCGTCCTATCCGGCCGACCATCTCGCCTTCATCACGGCGGACGCCGCGCCAGCGGTCGTTGTCTCCGCCGCCTCCATGACTTCGAATGCGAGCGCAGCCAATCTCTGGACTGCGCCGACGATCCTGATCGATGCGGAAGCGGCGGCGATCGCGCACGAGGACGATTCGCCGCTGCCGGAGGCGGCAAGCGGCGAGAGTCCCGCCTATGTCATGTATACGTCCGGCACGACCGGCCGCCCGAAAGGCGCCGTCGTCCCGCATCGCGCCGTGACGCGGCTCGCCTTCAACAGCTTTGCCGATCTCGGGTCCCGCGACGTCGTTCTGCAATTCGCGCCGCTCGCCTTCGACGCCTCGACCTTCGAGATCTGGAACGCGCTTCTGAATGGGGCCGCGATCGCCATCGTCGCAGAGAATCATCCAAGCTTCGCCGAACTCGGCGCCGCGATCAAAGACTACGGCGTCACCGCGGCCTGGCTGACCGCCAGCCTGTTCCACGCCATCGTCGATCGCCAGATCGAGATCTTGAAGCCGCTGCGGCTGCTCCTCGCCGGAGGGGACGTCCTATCGCCGCGCCATGTGCGCCGCGCGCTCGACGCGCTGCCGGACTGCCGCCTCGTCAATGGCTATGGCCCGACCGAGAACACAACCTTCACCTGCTGCTACGAAATTCCCCGCGATATCGCGCCGGACGCTGCGATCCCGATCGGCCGCCCGATCGATCACACTGACGTGTATGTGCTCGGCCCGGACCTCTCCCGCGCCGGCGCCGGCGAAGAAGGCGAGCTTTTCGCCGGCGGCGAGGGAGTCGCGCTCGGCTATCTCAATCGTCCGCAGCTGACGGCCGAGAAATTCCTCGCCGATCCCTTCTGCGGCGAGCCGGGGCGCCTCATGTATCGGACCGGCGATCTCGTGCGCCAGCGCGCCGATGGAATCGTCGAATTTATCGGCCGCGTCGACCGCCAGGTGAAAATTCGCGGCAAGCGCGTCGAAGTCGATGAGGTCGAAGCCCTGATCCGGCGCTTGCCGCAGGTCGCCGACGCCACTGCGCTTGTGCGATCCCGCACAGATGGCGAGCGGCAAATCATTGCTTTTGTCACGGCTCAAGGCGGCGCGACGCTTGAACTCGGAGAATTGCGTCATAGCATGCTCGAGATTGCGCCTGATTATATGGTTCCTGCGCATTTCATGATCCTTGATGAACTGCCGCGAACGCCAAACGGCAAGGTCGACCGCGCGGCTCTGCCCGAGCTTGGCGGCGCAGACGAACAAACCGCGGCGCCGGCGATTTTGGCCGCCGACGACGTGGAGCGGCGGCTCGCCGCCCTCTGGAGCAAAATTCTGAAGGTCGGCTCGGTCGGCCTCGACTCCAATTTTTTCGATCTGGGAGGGGCGTCGCTGGACGTAATGGCTTTGCAGGAAGAAATACTGAAGGAATTTCACATCGACGCGCCGATGACCGCGCTGTTCGAATTCACGACTGTCCGTTCGCTCGCGGCCCATCTCAAAAGCCGCGCGGTCCCGGCGGCGGAGGGCGCGATCGAGGCGGCCTCCGCGGACAGACAGGCGCTGGACGAACTCTCTCTCCGCAAGCAGCGTCAGGCGGAGGCTCTAAAACGCGCCTCGCGCCGCCGCGCCGTCTCCGTCAACTGA